One Capsicum annuum cultivar UCD-10X-F1 chromosome 2, UCD10Xv1.1, whole genome shotgun sequence genomic window carries:
- the LOC107859981 gene encoding embryonic protein DC-8 isoform X1: MGKKKMALFVVLVVGMLSVSWCWGEMNDKAQQAKQSASEAMDDAKEKTGSWANWVSGKFSQYQDDAKDEAQILTDRAKETASDARDSVNSAAYGTHRYGSQKAKEMADVASEKFSEAKNLASEKANQAMDAAADTAGHAKERGKENVYGAYAYASKKTGQATETASDFAKEKAHDAYAYASEKAGQATNIASDTAADAKERAKHKAYDASDFAKEKAYDAYASASDKASQATNIASDKAADAKERAKYKAYDASDFAKEKARDAYASASDKASQATNIASDMAADAKERAKHKAYDASDFAKDKARDAYASVSDNAGRATNIASDMATAANERAIHKAYDAKDFASEKAHDSMNAASEMGSSAKEKVKDKSKDAYAYATDKAGDAKEIGKDKAYDAYGYASDKMNQAKDRASNIADNSKDTIEAKASDAYGFAADKAQDAKEMGKDKAYDAYGFVSEKMNRARDSASNIAGNSEDTMKHKASDVYDSASSKADHTIRMATDRANYVREQAYDGYERAKSKAYETYNSAKNTMNEQAKNKYEAAKEKASEAAGHVGAKMRSASGKEL; this comes from the exons ATGGGGAAGAAGAAGATGGCATTGTTTGTAGTGTTGGTGGTGGGGATGTTGAGTGTGAGTTGGTGTTGGGGAGAGATGAATGACAAAGCCCAACAAGCTAAGCAAAGTGCTTCTGAAGCCATGGACGATGCTAAGGAGAAAACTGGTTCTTGGGCTAATTGGGTCTCTGGCAAATTCTCCCA GTACCAAGACGATGCAAAAGATGAAGCCCAAATATTAACGGATAGAGCCAAGGAGACCGCATCAGATGCAAGAGATTCTGTCAATTCTGCTGCATATG GAACCCACAGGTATGGTTCTCAAAAGGCCAAGGAGATGGCTGACGTAGCATCTGAGAAATTTAGTGAGGCTAAAAACCTTGCTTCTGAGAAAGCCAACCAAGCTATGGATGCAGCTGCCGATACTGCTGGTCATGCCAaggaaagaggaaaagaaaatgtgTATGGCGCTTATGCCTATGCATCGAAGAAAACAGGCCAAGCCACAGAAACTGCGTCCGATTTTGCCAAAGAAAAGGCTCATGATGCTTATGCCTATGCATCTGAAAAGGCAGGTCAAGCCACTAACATTGCTTCGGACACTGCGGCCGATGCAAAAGAAAGAGCTAAACATAAGGCTTATGATGCTTCTGATTTTGCCAAAGAGAAGGCGTACGATGCTTATGCCTCGGCATCTGATAAGGCAAGTCAAGCTACTAATATTGCCTCAGACAAAGCAGCTGACGCCAAAGAAAGAGCTAAATATAAGGCTTATGATGCTTCTGATTTTGCCAAAGAGAAAGCTCGTGATGCTTATGCATCCGCATCTGATAAGGCAAGTCAAGCTACTAACATTGCTTCGGACATGGCAGCTGACGCCAAAGAAAGAGCTAAACATAAGGCTTATGATGCTTCTGATTTCGCCAAAGACAAAGCTCGTGATGCTTATGCCTCTGTATCTGACAACGCAGGTCGAGCCACTAACATTGCTTCAGACATGGCCACTGCTGCCAACGAAAGAGCCATACATAAAGCTTATGATGCCAAAGATTTTGCCTCTGAGAAGGCACATGATTCCATGAATGCCGCTTCCGAAATGGGTAGTTCAGCCAAAGAGAAGGTTAAGGATAAGTCTAAGGATGCATATGCTTATGCCACAGATAAAGCAGGTGATGCCAAAGAAATAGGGAAAGACAAAGCGTATGATGCTTACGGATATGCATCTGACAAGATGAACCAAGCGAAAGACAGGGCTTCTAATATTGCTGATAATTCAAAAGACACGATTGAGGCCAAAGCATCGGATGCCTACGGTTTTGCTGCTGATAAAGCACAGGATGCAAAGGAAATGGGGAAAGACAAAGCGTATGATGCTTATGGATTTGTATCTGAAAAGATGAACCGAGCAAGGGATTCTGCTTCTAATATCGCTGGTAATTCAGAAGACACTATGAAACATAAAGCATCGGATGTCTATGACTCTGCCTCTAGTAAAGCCGATCATACCATACGAATGGCTACTGATAGAGCCAATTATGTGAGAGAGCAAGCTTACGATGGATATGAGAGAGCCAAATCAAAGGCATATGAAACTTACAACTCTGCCAAGAATACGATGAATGAACAagcaaagaataaatatgaaGCAGCTAAAGAGAAGGCTTCGGAAGCTGCAGGTCACGTTGGAGCAAAAATGAGAAGTGCGAGTGGCAAAGAATTATGA
- the LOC107859981 gene encoding embryonic protein DC-8 isoform X2, giving the protein MGKKKMALFVVLVVGMLSVSWCWGEMNDKAQQAKQSASEAMDDAKEKTGSWANWVSGKFSQYQDDAKDEAQILTDRAKETASEYGSQKAKEMADVASEKFSEAKNLASEKANQAMDAAADTAGHAKERGKENVYGAYAYASKKTGQATETASDFAKEKAHDAYAYASEKAGQATNIASDTAADAKERAKHKAYDASDFAKEKAYDAYASASDKASQATNIASDKAADAKERAKYKAYDASDFAKEKARDAYASASDKASQATNIASDMAADAKERAKHKAYDASDFAKDKARDAYASVSDNAGRATNIASDMATAANERAIHKAYDAKDFASEKAHDSMNAASEMGSSAKEKVKDKSKDAYAYATDKAGDAKEIGKDKAYDAYGYASDKMNQAKDRASNIADNSKDTIEAKASDAYGFAADKAQDAKEMGKDKAYDAYGFVSEKMNRARDSASNIAGNSEDTMKHKASDVYDSASSKADHTIRMATDRANYVREQAYDGYERAKSKAYETYNSAKNTMNEQAKNKYEAAKEKASEAAGHVGAKMRSASGKEL; this is encoded by the exons ATGGGGAAGAAGAAGATGGCATTGTTTGTAGTGTTGGTGGTGGGGATGTTGAGTGTGAGTTGGTGTTGGGGAGAGATGAATGACAAAGCCCAACAAGCTAAGCAAAGTGCTTCTGAAGCCATGGACGATGCTAAGGAGAAAACTGGTTCTTGGGCTAATTGGGTCTCTGGCAAATTCTCCCA GTACCAAGACGATGCAAAAGATGAAGCCCAAATATTAACGGATAGAGCCAAGGAGACCGCATCAGA GTATGGTTCTCAAAAGGCCAAGGAGATGGCTGACGTAGCATCTGAGAAATTTAGTGAGGCTAAAAACCTTGCTTCTGAGAAAGCCAACCAAGCTATGGATGCAGCTGCCGATACTGCTGGTCATGCCAaggaaagaggaaaagaaaatgtgTATGGCGCTTATGCCTATGCATCGAAGAAAACAGGCCAAGCCACAGAAACTGCGTCCGATTTTGCCAAAGAAAAGGCTCATGATGCTTATGCCTATGCATCTGAAAAGGCAGGTCAAGCCACTAACATTGCTTCGGACACTGCGGCCGATGCAAAAGAAAGAGCTAAACATAAGGCTTATGATGCTTCTGATTTTGCCAAAGAGAAGGCGTACGATGCTTATGCCTCGGCATCTGATAAGGCAAGTCAAGCTACTAATATTGCCTCAGACAAAGCAGCTGACGCCAAAGAAAGAGCTAAATATAAGGCTTATGATGCTTCTGATTTTGCCAAAGAGAAAGCTCGTGATGCTTATGCATCCGCATCTGATAAGGCAAGTCAAGCTACTAACATTGCTTCGGACATGGCAGCTGACGCCAAAGAAAGAGCTAAACATAAGGCTTATGATGCTTCTGATTTCGCCAAAGACAAAGCTCGTGATGCTTATGCCTCTGTATCTGACAACGCAGGTCGAGCCACTAACATTGCTTCAGACATGGCCACTGCTGCCAACGAAAGAGCCATACATAAAGCTTATGATGCCAAAGATTTTGCCTCTGAGAAGGCACATGATTCCATGAATGCCGCTTCCGAAATGGGTAGTTCAGCCAAAGAGAAGGTTAAGGATAAGTCTAAGGATGCATATGCTTATGCCACAGATAAAGCAGGTGATGCCAAAGAAATAGGGAAAGACAAAGCGTATGATGCTTACGGATATGCATCTGACAAGATGAACCAAGCGAAAGACAGGGCTTCTAATATTGCTGATAATTCAAAAGACACGATTGAGGCCAAAGCATCGGATGCCTACGGTTTTGCTGCTGATAAAGCACAGGATGCAAAGGAAATGGGGAAAGACAAAGCGTATGATGCTTATGGATTTGTATCTGAAAAGATGAACCGAGCAAGGGATTCTGCTTCTAATATCGCTGGTAATTCAGAAGACACTATGAAACATAAAGCATCGGATGTCTATGACTCTGCCTCTAGTAAAGCCGATCATACCATACGAATGGCTACTGATAGAGCCAATTATGTGAGAGAGCAAGCTTACGATGGATATGAGAGAGCCAAATCAAAGGCATATGAAACTTACAACTCTGCCAAGAATACGATGAATGAACAagcaaagaataaatatgaaGCAGCTAAAGAGAAGGCTTCGGAAGCTGCAGGTCACGTTGGAGCAAAAATGAGAAGTGCGAGTGGCAAAGAATTATGA
- the LOC107859980 gene encoding zinc-finger homeodomain protein 2, with product MEHRGQEKDMGMPNPMAYNHPSHLNQQESSSSPANKFPTAPIDDDRRTNEQIIPGNTIISPNQTLDQHNLTQTSDPDPNPVRQVSTSSASERNTSTIRYKECLKNHAANMGGHILDGCGEFMPSGEEGTPEYLKCAACDCHRNFHRKETDDESQTPGMHRNNSINHRIHTQTPPSLPAAPTHHHHHHKYSHSYPRGHMAPVMMSFGGNSGVPAESSSEDLNMFRDGQGIIQPCNFSASKKRFRTKFSQQQKDRMQEFAEKLGWRIQKQDEQEVQQFCNEVGVKRQVFKVWMHNSKQAIKKKQT from the coding sequence ATGGAACACAGAGGCCAAGAAAAGGATATGGGCATGCCTAATCCTATGGCTTATAACCACCCATCTCATCTTAATCAGCAAGAATCATCATCCTCTCCAGCAAACAAATTCCCTACTGCTCCTATTGATGATGATAGAAGAACAAATGAACAAATTATCCCTGGAAATACCATTATTAGCCCTAACCAAACCCTAGATCAGCATAATCTTACTCAAACTTCAGATCCAGATCCAAATCCAGTTCGACAAGTATCTACCAGTTCAGCAAGTGAGAGGAATACTAGCACCATTCGGTACAAAGAATGTCTCAAAAATCATGCTGCAAATATGGGAGGACACATACTAGACGGTTGCGGAGAATTCATGCCAAGTGGAGAAGAAGGAACACCGGAGTACCTGAAATGTGCAGCTTGTGATTGTCACCGCAATTTTCATCGGAAAGAGACCGACGATGAATCACAAACACCTGGTATGCATAGAAATAACAGCATCAACCACCGCATACACACGCAAACTCCGCCTTCTCTGCCAGCTGCGCCGacgcatcatcatcatcatcataagtaCTCTCATAGCTATCCAAGGGGTCACATGGCGCCAGTAATGATGAGCTTTGGAGGGAACTCGGGAGTTCCAGCTGAATCATCGAGCGAAGATCTGAACATGTTTCGTGACGGACAAGGGATCATTCAGCCTTGTAATTTTTCGGCATCGAAGAAGAGATTTCGGACGAAATTCAGTCAACAACAGAAGGATAGAATGCAAGAGTTTGCTGAAAAGCTTGGATGGAGAATTCAAAAACAAGATGAACAAGAAGTGCAACAATTCTGTAACGAAGTCGGCGTGAAGAGACAAGTGTTCAAAGTGTGGATGCACAACAGCAAACAAGCAATCAAGAAGAAACAAACATAA
- the LOC107859979 gene encoding uncharacterized protein LOC107859979 isoform X2, with amino-acid sequence MEYESEENGFVSVPAPEFRAIFMSNIATKRDCFKHKVFGLPSSMANFVKEVKKGMILFLFEFEKRQLFGVYWAISDGGMNIVPHAFSSSGKQFCAQVQFVPIWCCSPLSENEFRDAIRENYFSARKFHFGLSDEQVHRLLRLFSSRKLKRRSLSRGYPRSLHGIERVKDDMFPIEHRGKDEDIIDSAEHVYYNDKKRRMGYDRTLSRNNAAEDELHVHSLTEELGFSGGEWSSLSDRVKREHKIRRTVHDAKVARDQMVKENNIGSNFGLCRSNEHNGKPSDSIRTRLGNHYAGFLSNNCVDKTHIMDNYHEPSLSWKNKSDPFWNNGNLSDDWQSSSDDRVGKKSHLDPDINSTIVSERFVNSQYNQKGMCKRW; translated from the exons ATGGAGTATGAAAGTGAAGAGAATGGTTTTGTTAGTGTTCCAGCTCCTGAGTTTCGTGCAATTTTTATGTCAAACATTGCAACAAAGAGAGACTGCTTTAAACATAAGGTCTTTGGTCTTCCATCGTCCATGGCTAATTTTGTGAAGGAGGTCAAAAAAGGAATGATCCTTTTcctatttgaatttgaaaagagacaACTTTTTGGAGTGTATTGGGCTATCTCAGACGGTGGAATGAACATTGTACCCCATGCATTTAGTTCTTCAGGGAAGCAGTTTTGTGCGCAG GTCCAATTTGTGCCGATTTGGTGTTGTAGTCCTCTATCAGAAAATGAGTTCCGTGATGCCATTAGGGAGAACTACTTTTCGGCAAGGAAGTTCCACTTCGGTCTGTCTGATGAGCAG GTTCATAGGCTTCTTAGGTTGTTTAGTTCAAGAAAGTTAAAGA GGCGTTCCCTGTCAAGAGGATATCCAAGGTCATTGCATGGAATAGAAAGAGTCAAAGATGACATGTTTCCAATTGAGCATAGAGGGAAGGATGAAGATATAATTGATTCTGCCGAACATGTCTATTATAATGATAAGAAGAGAAGAATGGGTTATGATAGAACCTTATCGAGGAATAATGCTGCAGAAGATGAGCTTCATGTTCACTCCCTCACCGAAGAATTAGGATTTTCTGGAGGTGAGTGGTCCTCTTTGAGTGACAGGGTAAAGAGGGAGCATAAAATCAGAAGAACTGTTCATGATGCAAAAGTGGCAAGAGATCAGATGGTAAAGGAAAATAACATTGGTAGTAATTTTGGTCTGTGCAGATCAAATGAGCACAATGGAAAGCCTTCAGACAGCATTAGAACTAGACTTGGTAATCATTATGCAGGTTTTTTAAGTAACAATTGTGTGGATAAAACACATATCATGGATAATTATCATGAGCCTTCCCTTtcttggaagaataaaagtgatccCTTTTGGAACAATGGAAATTTAAGTGATGATTGGCAGAGTTCCTCGGATGATAGAGTAGGAAAAAAGAGCCATTTGGACCCTGATATTAATTCTACAATTGTGTCTGAACGCTTTGTGAACTCACAATACAATCAGAAAGGAATGTGTAAAAGATGGTAG
- the LOC107859979 gene encoding uncharacterized protein LOC107859979 isoform X3, with protein MHLVLQGSSFVRSPLSENEFRDAIRENYFSARKFHFGLSDEQVHRLLRLFSSRKLKRRSLSRGYPRSLHGIERVKDDMFPIEHRGKDEDIIDSAEHVYYNDKKRRMGYDRTLSRNNAAEDELHVHSLTEELGFSGGEWSSLSDRVKREHKIRRTVHDAKVARDQMVKENNIGSNFGLCRSNEHNGKPSDSIRTRLGNHYAGFLSNNCVDKTHIMDNYHEPSLSWKNKSDPFWNNGNLSDDWQSSSDDRVGKKSHLDPDINSTIVSERFVNSQYNQKGMCKRW; from the exons ATGCATTTAGTTCTTCAGGGAAGCAGTTTTGTGCGCAG TCCTCTATCAGAAAATGAGTTCCGTGATGCCATTAGGGAGAACTACTTTTCGGCAAGGAAGTTCCACTTCGGTCTGTCTGATGAGCAG GTTCATAGGCTTCTTAGGTTGTTTAGTTCAAGAAAGTTAAAGA GGCGTTCCCTGTCAAGAGGATATCCAAGGTCATTGCATGGAATAGAAAGAGTCAAAGATGACATGTTTCCAATTGAGCATAGAGGGAAGGATGAAGATATAATTGATTCTGCCGAACATGTCTATTATAATGATAAGAAGAGAAGAATGGGTTATGATAGAACCTTATCGAGGAATAATGCTGCAGAAGATGAGCTTCATGTTCACTCCCTCACCGAAGAATTAGGATTTTCTGGAGGTGAGTGGTCCTCTTTGAGTGACAGGGTAAAGAGGGAGCATAAAATCAGAAGAACTGTTCATGATGCAAAAGTGGCAAGAGATCAGATGGTAAAGGAAAATAACATTGGTAGTAATTTTGGTCTGTGCAGATCAAATGAGCACAATGGAAAGCCTTCAGACAGCATTAGAACTAGACTTGGTAATCATTATGCAGGTTTTTTAAGTAACAATTGTGTGGATAAAACACATATCATGGATAATTATCATGAGCCTTCCCTTtcttggaagaataaaagtgatccCTTTTGGAACAATGGAAATTTAAGTGATGATTGGCAGAGTTCCTCGGATGATAGAGTAGGAAAAAAGAGCCATTTGGACCCTGATATTAATTCTACAATTGTGTCTGAACGCTTTGTGAACTCACAATACAATCAGAAAGGAATGTGTAAAAGATGGTAG
- the LOC107861335 gene encoding protein RADIALIS-like 1: protein MASNSLSAWTPRENKKFEQALAVYDKDTPDRWQNIARYVGGKSVEEVKHHYAILVEDLKHIESGDVPFPKYKSDGKSR from the coding sequence ATGGCATCAAATTCACTCAGTGCTTGGACCCCAAGAGAAAACAAGAAATTCGAGCAGGCACTTGCTGTGTATGATAAGGATACACCTGATCGCTGGCAAAACATTGCTAGATACGTTGGTGGAAAATCAGTTGAAGAAGTTAAACATCACTATGCTATCCTTGTGGAGGATCTCAAACACATTGAGTCTGGCGACGTCCCATTCCCAAAATACAAGTCAGATGGAAAGTCTCGTTAA